Genomic window (Croceicoccus sp. Ery15):
AAGCTGATCTAGGCGTGGACATCACCGGCTTCATCGAGGTTGTCGCTGTCAGCAACAAACTGCCCACTCGCTCTTCGACGACCATCGCGGGACCCGGAATAGGGCAAGGCGGCGCGCGCGGTGATGGTGACGACGAACCGACTGGCGGAGACAGCACTCCGCGCGGCGGCGACGGAACTCAGGGCGCATTTGCCTTTGACGAGTTCTCCCGCGCCATCATGGCCAAGATCGTCAAGAAGTGCGGACGACGGGACTATTGGGAGGACTGGGCAGGCGATATCGCCAAGATTGCTCAGACCCACATCACCCGCATCACCGCGCTGGTGGAAAAACCGGGCACACCGGAACGCGAGGCGTTTGAAGGCTTCCTTGCCGAAATCCGCGATGACCTGAACGATACCATTTCACAGGGCGAAGCCATCGAGATGCTGGCGCAACACCTGATTACACGCCCGGTTTTCGATGCGCTCTTCGAGGGATACGACTTCGCGCGCAATAATCCCGTCTCCAAGGCGCTAGAAGCGGTCCTGGAAGCGCTGGACGAACATCGGCTGGGCAAGGAAGCGCAAAGCCTCGAACGCTTCTATGAAAGCGTGAAGCGCCGCGCGGCGGGCATCGACAACGCCGAGGCCAAGCAGAAGATCGTGGTCGAACTCTACGACAAGTTCTTCCGCAACGCTTTCCCCAAGATGACCGAGCGGCTGGGCATCGTCTACACCCCGGTGGAGGTGGTGGACTTCATCATCCATTCGGTGAACGAGGTGCTGCAAAGCGAGTTCGGGCAGACGCTGGGCAGCAAGGGGGTGCATATCATGGACCCCTTCACCGGCACGGGCACCTTCATCACCCGGCTGCTACAGTCCGGCCTGATAAAACAGGAGGAATTGGCGTGGAAATACCAGAACGAAATCCACGCGAATGAGATCGTGTTGCTGGCCTACTACATCGCGGCCATCAACATCGAGGCGGTCTATCACTCGCTGTCTGGCGGCGATTACCAGCCGTTCGGTGGCATCTGCCTGACCGACACGTTTCAGCTTTACGAGCAGGACAAAGACCTGATCGCCCACCTGATGCCGGACAATAGCCACCGCCGCACCCGGCAGAGAGAGCTGGATATCCGTGTCATCATTGGCAACCCGCCCTATTCGGTGGGACAGAGAAGCGAGAACGACAACGCCGATAATGTCGAATACCCCCGGCTAGATGGCCGCATCCGCGAAACCTATGCCAAGCTTTCTAAGGCGACCTTGGCCAAGGGCTTATATGACAGCTATATCCGCGCGATCCGCTGGGCCAGCGACCGCATCGGCGATGCTGGCGTCGTGGCCTTCGTCTCCAACGCCGGATGGCTGGATGCGAACACCACCGATGGCCTGCGCCAATGCCTGACGGACGAGTTTGCCAGCATCCATGTTTTTCACTTGCGCGGCAATGCCCGCACCTCTGGTGAGACACGCCGCAAGGAGAAAGACAACGTATTCGGTCAAGGGACTCGCACCCCGGTGGCCATCGCCCTGCTGGTGAAGAACCCTGAGGCAGCAACTCATGGCCAAATCCATTTTCACGATATTGGCGATTATCTGACCCGCGACGACAAACTGGCGACCATCGCCAAGTTTGGCAGCATCGGCGGTATCACCACGGCGGGCGGCTGGCAGACCATCACGCCGGATGAGCATGGGGACTGGCTGGGTCAACGCGACAAGGCGTTTGATACCTTCTTGGCTCTAGGTGACAAGAAGGGTGGCGGCACAAAGCTGTTCGATAACTTTTCTCAAGGAGTGCTGACCGCTCGCGATAGTTGGGCCTACAATGCAAGCCGCAATGGCGTTGCGACCAATATGCGCGCGATGATCGAAGCTTATAATGCCGAACTGGAACGCTTTGATGATGCCCACCCTCGTGCTGATCGCAAAGCGCGGGGTCATGCGGTTGATGGGTTCATAGATACCGACCCGAGCAAGATCAGTTGGACGCGGGCACTGAAGGGCGATCTAGCCAAGGGCAAAACCTTCGCCTTCGATGCGGGTTGCCTAGCCCCAAGCATCTATCGTCCGTTTACGCGGCAATGGCTCTACTTCAGCCGCACGTTCAACGAGATGGTCTATCAGATGCCGCGCATCTTCCCGATGGGCGAGGACGCCGACAATCGGGTGATTTGCACATCGGGGACTGGCGCACTCGAGTTTTCGGCTTTGATGACGGAGAGACTGCCCAGCTTTGACAACATTTCCAAAGGTCAATGCTTCCCCCGCTACCTTTACGATGGCGAAATCGAGCCGACCGACGCCGGTGCCCAAGGCGGACTTTTCGCCGCCGCACCAGCCGCACAGGGCGGACGACGCGATGCAATCACCGATGAAGGCTTGGCACATTTTCAGGCCGCCTATCCGGGTGAGACGATCACCAAGGATGACCTGTTCCACTACGTCTATGGCCTGCTGCACAGCGAGGACTACCGCGCCCGCTTTGCCGATAACCTGGCCAAGCAGTTGCCCCGTATTCCAGCCGTCAAGAAGGCGGCGGACTTCTGGGCCTTTGCCGAGGCCGGGCGCAAGCTGGGCGACCTGCATTGCGATTTCGACAGCGCAGAACCGTTCCCCGTCACCATCGCGCAAGGCGATCTGCGGCTGGCCAATATCCCCGACCCGGTGAAGTTCTACCGCGTCGAGAAGATGAAGTTCGGCGGCAAGCGCCCGAACCTCGACAAGTCCACCGTGATCTACAACCCGCACATCACCATCACCGGCATCCCGCTGGAGGCATACGATTACGTGGTGAACGGCAAGCCCGCCCTCGAATGGGTGATGGAACGCCAGTGCGTCAAAACCGACAAGGCCAGCGGCATCGTCAACGACGCCAACCGTTACGCCACCGAAACCGTGGGCGATCCGGCCTATCCCTTGGTGTTGTTACAGCGAGTTATCACCGTAAGCCTTGAAACGATGAAAATCGTGCGCAACCTGCCCAAGCTGGAAATCGACTGACCATGATTGACGAGTTGTGTCACCGTGCTGGTGGGCGGGTTGCGCTGCTAATCGGCAATGGCATTCACCTCTATCCAAACGGGGGCCAAAGCTGGAACGCATTGGTTGAACGCTTGGCGCGAACCAACGGGTTCGCTTCGCCGGAAAAGGCAAAGAACCTGGCGATGCCGGAGTTCTACGATCTGATTGATTTGGGGCGGCCTGCCGAGAATGGCTCCAAGTCGGCCAGTCAGGCTTATCCGCTGAAGCGGCAGTTCTGTGATGGGATGGAAGGCTGGCAGCCTTCAGCGCACCATCAGGGAATCGTGGAATGGGCGATAAGGCATGGCTCCCCCATCCTGACCACAAATTTCGACCTTACGTTTGCTAAAGCCGCTCAGGCAGAA
Coding sequences:
- a CDS encoding type ISP restriction/modification enzyme gives rise to the protein MSTPLRQLLAQYRAAAKTEREKGTYFERLALAFIKHDPGMVQEYEDVWTFTDWAKAHRLDGKDIGIDLVAKIRDEDSFCAIQCKFYAEGYRIQKGDIDSFLASSATKHFSRGLVFDTTGAPWSINAEALLDDLNVTRIGLDRLEESPIDWAAWFQRDEIKVAAPKSLRPHQIDALTAVQDGLADADRGKLIMACGTGKTFTGLKIAEEMTGPGKTVLVLVPSLALMSQTIREWTIDSATPLRSYAVCSDVQVGKRRRDADDVAEVELHDLDYPATTNAAKLASRAHHPAPDRMTVVFSTYQSIQVISDAQKLHSFPEFDLIICDEAHRTTGATLAGEDESNFVKIHNQAFIAGKKRIYMTATPRVYGEAVKAKASEASAELASMDDETLYGKTLFTRGFGWAVENQLLTDYKVLVLAVDEGMVSGGVQHRLADGGTELKLDDATKIIGCYKALTKAGLKGELLTDGQPMHRALAFCKDIASSKLVRTEFANVVSEYLASDEGQEAMGDTARLECELRHVDGTMGAKERGVHLDWLKEDAGEDVARILSNARCLSEGVDVPALDAILFMHPRKSQIDVVQSVGRVMRRAPGKQLGYVILPIGVPAGVTPEQALDDNERYRVVWQILNALRSHDERFDAKLNQADLGVDITGFIEVVAVSNKLPTRSSTTIAGPGIGQGGARGDGDDEPTGGDSTPRGGDGTQGAFAFDEFSRAIMAKIVKKCGRRDYWEDWAGDIAKIAQTHITRITALVEKPGTPEREAFEGFLAEIRDDLNDTISQGEAIEMLAQHLITRPVFDALFEGYDFARNNPVSKALEAVLEALDEHRLGKEAQSLERFYESVKRRAAGIDNAEAKQKIVVELYDKFFRNAFPKMTERLGIVYTPVEVVDFIIHSVNEVLQSEFGQTLGSKGVHIMDPFTGTGTFITRLLQSGLIKQEELAWKYQNEIHANEIVLLAYYIAAINIEAVYHSLSGGDYQPFGGICLTDTFQLYEQDKDLIAHLMPDNSHRRTRQRELDIRVIIGNPPYSVGQRSENDNADNVEYPRLDGRIRETYAKLSKATLAKGLYDSYIRAIRWASDRIGDAGVVAFVSNAGWLDANTTDGLRQCLTDEFASIHVFHLRGNARTSGETRRKEKDNVFGQGTRTPVAIALLVKNPEAATHGQIHFHDIGDYLTRDDKLATIAKFGSIGGITTAGGWQTITPDEHGDWLGQRDKAFDTFLALGDKKGGGTKLFDNFSQGVLTARDSWAYNASRNGVATNMRAMIEAYNAELERFDDAHPRADRKARGHAVDGFIDTDPSKISWTRALKGDLAKGKTFAFDAGCLAPSIYRPFTRQWLYFSRTFNEMVYQMPRIFPMGEDADNRVICTSGTGALEFSALMTERLPSFDNISKGQCFPRYLYDGEIEPTDAGAQGGLFAAAPAAQGGRRDAITDEGLAHFQAAYPGETITKDDLFHYVYGLLHSEDYRARFADNLAKQLPRIPAVKKAADFWAFAEAGRKLGDLHCDFDSAEPFPVTIAQGDLRLANIPDPVKFYRVEKMKFGGKRPNLDKSTVIYNPHITITGIPLEAYDYVVNGKPALEWVMERQCVKTDKASGIVNDANRYATETVGDPAYPLVLLQRVITVSLETMKIVRNLPKLEID